A stretch of DNA from Juglans microcarpa x Juglans regia isolate MS1-56 chromosome 5D, Jm3101_v1.0, whole genome shotgun sequence:
TGGTCCTCGTTCGGTGCTCGGGGAAGAAAAACATCGATCATAGTACGCACGCACGCAGCTGACTTTCAAGCAAAATGATATCACTTCTGAACTGAATTCTGCATAATGAGATACCGGACCTCTCCATCTTCTACTAGTTTCctcagtttttttatttccattttcttcctctcttttgcAACTGTAGCAACCCATGAATTTTTGCAAAGAGGGTCTTCTTACTCAGTTGAGGCTGCAACAGACCTCCTGACCTCCCCAGACAAGTCATTTACCTGTGGCTTCTATGAGGTGGGAGAAAATGCTTACTGCTTTTCTATTTGGTTTACCAATTCCAAGGAGAGAACCGACGTTGTTTGGATGGCCAACAAAGAAAGACCCGTCAATGGCAGAGGATCCAGAATTTCATTGCAGCGAGACGGTGCATTCGTCCTTATCGATGTCGACGGCTCGAAGGTGTGGGAGACCAACACCAGCTCCGCTGATGTTGAGAGAGCTGAGCTTTTGGATGGGAACCTTGCTGTAAAAGATCCACATGGTAAAATCCTATGGCAAAGCTTTGATTTTCCTACTGATACTCTTCTTCCTAACCAACCCTTCACAAAGAGCAAGAAATTGGTTTCTACTATAGGAAGACGATCTTATTATTCTGGATattttagtttctattttggTAGCGATAACGtgttgaggttgatttatgaTGGGCCTGATATTTCAAGCTTGTATTGGCCTAATCCTGATTACACACTGTTTCAAAATGGAAGAACAAATTATAATAGTAGCAGAACCGCTGTTTTAGATGAAATGGCTAGTTTCTTATCCAGTGACCGGTTGCAGTTCAGTGCTACTGACATGGGTTTTGGGGTTAAAAGGAGGCTGACAATTGATTATGATGGAAACCTTCGACTATATAGCTTAGATAATTTGTCTGGATTGTGGGTGATTACATGGAAAGCTCTCGCTGAGCAGTGCAACGTGCATGGGATAGGTGGGAGAAATGGGATTTGTGTTTATACCCCACAACCCAAGTGCTCCTGTGCTCCTGGCTATGATATCATTGATGAAAGTAATTGGAACAAAGGTTGCAAGCCTAAGTTCAATCAGGCCAGCAGCCAAGCTGAGAATGTGAAATTTGTGGAGCTTTCACATGTAGATTTCTATGGATTTGATCTCAATTATAGTGAACAAGTTTCAATCAACTCTTGCAGAAAACTCTGCTTAGAGGACTGCCGTTGTGAAGCATTTAGCTATAGGTTAACGGGGCAAGGGCTTTGTTACACAAAAAGTGCACTTTTTAATGACTACAGGTCCCCCAACTTTCCGGGCAGTATATATCTGAAATTGCCAGCAAATTTGGAAACAGCAGAACCCAACATTCTTACTGTTGCCAGTCCAATATGCAAGAGCCGTGAATCTAAAAATTTGATAGGGTCTGTTTCAATGTATAACAACAGTTCAAAGAGGATGAGATGGGTTTATCTTTACTGGTTTGTTTCTACAATTGCTGCAGTTGAAGTTCTCCTCATAGTATTAGGTTGGTATTTCCTTTCTAGGGGACATGGTGTGCCTGCTTCGTTGGAAGATGGTTACCGTGTGATAGCAAGTCAGTTCAGGAAGTTTAGTTATGCTGAACTCGTAAAAGCAACCAAGAAGTTCAAGGAAGTGCAGGGGAGAGGAGTCTCGGGGGCTGTATATAAGGGTGTTTTGGCGGATGAAAGGGTTGTGGCTGTGAAGAGATTGAAAGATATGTCTCAAGGGGAAGACTTGTTTTGGGCAGAATTGAGTACTATTGGGAAAATCCATCACATGAACCTTGTTAGAATGTGGGGATTTTGTTCAGAACATAGGCACAGACTCATAGTGTTTGAGTACATAGAGAACGGGTCATTGTACAAGCACTTATTCTCCTCTAATTTTCTTGGATGGAAAGAGAGGTTTAAAGTGGCATTAGGAACAGCTAAGGGTTTGGCCTATCTTCATCATGAATGTCTAGAATGGGTTATCCATTGTGATGTGAAGCCTGAAAATATACTCCTAGGCAGTGACTTTGAACCAAAGATTGCAGATTTTGGGCTAGCAAAACTGTCTCAAAGGGGAAGCCCCAGCTCAGAACTCTCTCAAGTCCGAGGTACAAAAGGATACATGGCTCCGGAATGGGCTTCAAATCTTCCTATAACAGCAAAAGTTGATGTTTATAGTTATGGGGTTGTGATTTTAGAGATAGTGAAGGGAATTCGGCTCTCAACTTGGGTGTTGGAGGATGGTGAGAAGTTGTCGAGGCTTGTTAGCACAGTGAAAGGGAAAATTCGATGCGGAGAAGACTCTTGGATAGATGATATAGTGGATCCAAGATTGCAAGGTCAGTTTAGCAGGAAACAGGCAGAAGCAATTGTTCAAATTGGCATTTCCTGTGTGGAGGAAGATAGAAGCAAAAGACCAACAATGGATTCTGTAGCCCAAGTTCTACTAGAATGTGAAAATGAAGAGTAAAGTATTCAGAAAAACAGTAATTACAGTAGCTGCAATTCTCTTATCTACTCTATTTACTTGGTCATattgtgttgttttgtgatCGCATTTCACTCCCAAAATTATCGTAGAAGGTGATTTCCTATATGGTCTTTGCATGCTCATCAAGTTCAAATTTCCCAAATCTCTCTACACAAGGGCCTGTTTTCTTATGAGATTAGAGATTTGTTTAAGTGCTTCCCTTGTCAAGAGTAAAATAGATTTGAACATGTTCAAATCTTAAGATTTGTTATTATCCTTTCTATTTAGGAATAATTGATAACGTCAGTATTTCTTATATTGACATTGATATTATCACCTTCTTTGAATTATCCTCAAGTCTCTTACGAGTAATATGTGATGTTGAACtcattctaataaaataaaggtgtatcttgtcctctctctctctctctctctccctctctcttgcaagagatttgaatatttttaatcttatgTTTTGCTTTTATTCCTTCTATCTAGAAGGATTTTATTATAATCACATAATTATCTTTTATATCTATTTGATATTATCTCTATATTGAACTATCAGCAATTCTCTTATATTAtggttaaaaaaagaaaaggtcagTTTGTGAACTtctttagaaaattaatgttgGCATATAATTTAGAGATGCATTCTTCATGGAGAATTAGAGTCTGTAATAATGGGATTTGAGTACATATAACTCATAGAAATGGAGTTTGCAGTTTGGGGAAATTCTTATAACAGTTTATTAGATTGCAAGAAGAAATAAGTAGACATCAAAACCCTACTAGGCAAAATCAGCAAAAAGCAGCCGGTTGGTGAGCAGCATGAAACGACTACACGTCTTTTTGGGATTGGCTTCATTAGGTCATGagtttgtgtatatattttgaaaattgatgaTGTTtggggaatatatatatatatatatatatatataatatgcttttGTATTGtaaattggaaaataaagaaacaagaaCCTTTTATAAAACAAGAGTTCGGTGTTGATACACATCATGATGgacactttctttttcttatggTCTTCACAGAGAGTACTGAGAAGGTGGTAGTAAGTGGGGTTTGGAAGGTACGGTGCAAGGTGGTCGGAGTACCATCGCTGGTACCCCAGGATGGAAAGCCGCCGTCGACGCCATGTAGGATGCCTTTTGGGTGGTGGCCTGATCTGTGAGATTAGtttcgaaaaagaaaaaaaaaaaaaaaggaggtggACGTCGGCGGTGGGAGAAGGCCAAGGAAGGCATGCTGGCTTCTTCTCGCTGGCGATGCCCACTACTGCTCCAGACCAAAGGAAGATAAAAAACGAAACATGGGGCTGTGCTGCTTGGggatgaagaagaaataagaagtAGGGTAGGGGCCCAACTTGTGTCTGTCCATTACACTGAACCGGGTTTCGGCTTGGTTCTTGGACCAGTTCGGTCCAGACCCAGACCGGccagattattatattatattattattttaatatta
This window harbors:
- the LOC121264907 gene encoding putative receptor protein kinase ZmPK1 → MRYRTSPSSTSFLSFFISIFFLSFATVATHEFLQRGSSYSVEAATDLLTSPDKSFTCGFYEVGENAYCFSIWFTNSKERTDVVWMANKERPVNGRGSRISLQRDGAFVLIDVDGSKVWETNTSSADVERAELLDGNLAVKDPHGKILWQSFDFPTDTLLPNQPFTKSKKLVSTIGRRSYYSGYFSFYFGSDNVLRLIYDGPDISSLYWPNPDYTLFQNGRTNYNSSRTAVLDEMASFLSSDRLQFSATDMGFGVKRRLTIDYDGNLRLYSLDNLSGLWVITWKALAEQCNVHGIGGRNGICVYTPQPKCSCAPGYDIIDESNWNKGCKPKFNQASSQAENVKFVELSHVDFYGFDLNYSEQVSINSCRKLCLEDCRCEAFSYRLTGQGLCYTKSALFNDYRSPNFPGSIYLKLPANLETAEPNILTVASPICKSRESKNLIGSVSMYNNSSKRMRWVYLYWFVSTIAAVEVLLIVLGWYFLSRGHGVPASLEDGYRVIASQFRKFSYAELVKATKKFKEVQGRGVSGAVYKGVLADERVVAVKRLKDMSQGEDLFWAELSTIGKIHHMNLVRMWGFCSEHRHRLIVFEYIENGSLYKHLFSSNFLGWKERFKVALGTAKGLAYLHHECLEWVIHCDVKPENILLGSDFEPKIADFGLAKLSQRGSPSSELSQVRGTKGYMAPEWASNLPITAKVDVYSYGVVILEIVKGIRLSTWVLEDGEKLSRLVSTVKGKIRCGEDSWIDDIVDPRLQGQFSRKQAEAIVQIGISCVEEDRSKRPTMDSVAQVLLECENEE